The sequence TCTCCATTTGGATCGCCCGATCCAACTTCCATTTTAGGTAGATGCAAAGTCAATTTCGGGCTACTCTTCAGCAAACAAGAGTTCAGCCTGAGCTGCCAGCCAATCGCCAGAGTCGCTGCTACGGCTCAGTTCCAGAGTATCTACATAACAGTCAACACGGTGCATTCAGCAGAACAGGGCCGTTTCCTTGCACTTTCCTTGGCATTCAATGAGCTCGAGGCATCTGTGAAACATGTTTACTCGAACGAACCAACGGCGAGCTTCAATGTTGATTCAATGGTCCTCTCCTTGATGAACAGCAAACATCTTGGCCGAACAAGCGGCATGTCTGCGATACTGCGGGTAAGCCCAATGAAAGTGGCATTGAACGCGAAACAGGTTCAAGACTCGCTTCTGTTCCGCGAAATTTGGTTTCCAACGGATCATGACCACCCTGTTTCCATGTCTCCAACACCCGAGCCGGAGCATCATGAGAACCCCACGTACATCGTGCAGCGATATCAGCAGGTGGCATCCACATCAGTCTTTCCCTGGAACACCACGGTTGCCATTGAGCATGTGGAACTTGCGCTCGATCTAGGGTCTACCTTGGGTAAAGCAGAGTTTTCCATCGACAATTTCTGGGTCTCCTCCAATAAAACCTCAGATTCCGAGCAAAGCATGTGCGTTAACCTCGATTCTGTTCGTATTGAAGGCAAAGGCAGGATGGCGGGCAATGTTGATATGCACTCGCTGAAAATCCGCACCTCTATCAAATGGCCTGAGGAAGCGGTCGGACATACGCCATTGATTCAAGCTTCCATTGCTTTCCAACGGCTTGAAGCCAAAGTGTCGTTTGACTATCAGCCGTTCCTCGTCGTTCAGATTGCTGAGTTTGACTTTTTAATGTACAATGTGCGCGAGAAGCCGGAAGAGGGCGGCGAACGGCTGTTCAGCTTGCTGGAGGGCGATAAAGTTCAGGTGTTTTGCACGTCACTCACGGCATCTCAAACCCTGGCGGTGTACCAAGCCTGGCAGCGGTTAGTGCAAGACAAGCAGTCGGCTTATGAATCGTCTCTACGGGAGCTTGAGCGATTCCTTCGACGCAAATCGACCGCGCTTCCCGTGCAAATGCAGGCCCGGGCTGAGAAGATGACCGcgcaagaggaagaagtcGAGCGCATTCCGGGCTCATTGCACACGGGTGTCGTGGTTCACATACGGCACGTGAATCTGGGCGCCTTCCCCAGCTCATTCTCCGACAACCAGGTGTTCAAGCTTGAAGCCCACGATGCGCAAGCCCGATTCGGCGTGTCCCTTAAGGCAGGTCAGATTCACAGTTCCCTCGGTCTGACACTCGGTCAACTACGTGTCGGCCTGGCCGGGATTCACCGTCCCTCCTCGATGCACCTCGACGAGCTTTCCATTGGGGAAATCAGCCAGCGTGCTGCAAGCTCCCGTGGTGGGACTATCCTCAAGGTGCCGCGACTGATGGCTGGGATGGAGACCTGGCAAGTCCCGGGAAGTCGGCAGATTGACTACACCTTCCACAGCACTTTTGAAGGCAAGGTGGATGTAGGGTGGAACTACTCGCGCATCAGTTTCATCCGTGACATGTGGGAGTCTCATTCTCGCGCATTGGCCTCGCGCCTTGGCAAGCCCTTACCGCCATCTGCCGTTCGCATCACCGGTGGGCGTGGTAGCAGCAGTGGCGGCGGCGATAGTCAGAAGGAAGGTGGATCGGATGGCGATATCGCCGCTGCCTCTGCTGGTGCCGGGCCGCAGGACAAGATCACCGCTGTGGTGAATGTCCCCCAAAGCAAATACACCTACACCGCACTTGAGCCACCGATCATCCAAACACCGCAATTGCGAGACATGGGCGAGGCCACCCCGCCGCTGGAATGGATCGGGCTGCATCGCGAGAAGCTTCCCAACGTCACTCATCAGATCATCATTGTCTCTCTTCTGGAGATTGCCAAGGAAGTGGAGGATGCCTATCGCAAGATTCTAGGCTCGTGAACGGCCACGCCGATCGACGGGCTCCTTTTCATCCGTTTCTGTTCCCGCGCATTTCGTTCTATTCCCATTTTCTGTTATGTTCCTGTTGTTCATTCGCATGGAGTTCCATTCGCCTTCTTTGAAATCCATGGGGCTTGGTTGTCTGTGcagtcttcttcccttttgatcCGGATTTATCTCCAGTGTTGTACATAGCTTTACCTAACCGAGAACTGTAATGTTCTTCGTTCCTGATCGATAGGAGGTGCTCAGTCAGACTGAGTTGCTTCATCTTCAGATTCCGGTATGAATATCCTACTGGACATGCCCTATATCCATCACTTCCCGACTACTCGAGCTTTTTCTCACCGTAGAAGTAAGACTAGATACCAATATCCACAAGCCTGAGGTTCACAAGGCTGGAGGACTTGGACGTCAACCTGGTCTGCCAGCCCTAAGCTTGTCCAGCTCAGTAGAGGCATAGGAGGTGCCCGACCTATGGTGGTGCCTGAGGATGGAAGGCCGTCTCCAGCTGGACCTTGATTATGTAATTCAAAGCTGCCCCACGTCAAGGGCGGTGAGgagtgggggaggggttgAATGCATCCGCTGCAAAGATGCGCTTCACTACGACACGTAAGAATGTGGCTCACAGACAGCCCGATCCAACGGGCATTTTCTGCAGGCTTGAgtctcgaagaaggaaaacaGGAGGCGGTACGGTCAAGCACCAATGAATCccaatctttttcttttggctcAAGAACACTTTGAGCTGCCACCTAACCGCCACTCATGCCTCACGTGAAGATACTCAGTACTCTCGTTGATGTACCACGTACATTACGCGAATCAGTTATCACTCAACGAGTCAACACACATCCCGTCTTTATGCGTATCGAGTCCCTATTAAGTGAATGGGATGCATTTTGTATTGTGCGATTGGGTTCTTGTCCAGGACGACCAGTGTATGTGTATACAAGTTCCAATGTGGTACAGTAGTACCTGTACATACAACATACATCAGCCGGCCCTCTGTGGCGAGTCTTGTTTTTCAGGCTCGGCGATCGATTCAGCTCGCCCATTGGCACAGAGCTAAGCTACAGAAGGTCCAGGTTGGTTCTGGTAGAGCTTTTTGGGTTGGGCACAATAGCACCGAGGGTAGATGCTCGCGGAAGTAGTCTGTGCTTGACTTGCTTGGAAATCCACGGAATCAGGTCACAAAGTCTCGTTTCTTCTTAGGTGGACAGCCCCTGCACCGGTTCAGAATTCTCAAGCAACCGTCATCCACCGGGGGACCTCGTGCTTCAGGATAGATGGAAAAAGGTGGCAAAGACAGCCACCTGATGTATTGAATAATGGTATGGAAATACACGGTCCGAGTGTATTACTGTATCACCCACCGCGCCCGACCCTAGTGAGAACGTGCCGTCCTTGGAAAAGCGGTTGCTTCAATGGGAGATCAACCACTCACGACCGCGTTCACACTTGGCTCGATGAGATCATGATAGGCTCTTCGAGCGGCAATGAGGAGCTGGACCCGTTTCACCCGCCGCCCGTCATTGGGGGAGGTGCAGGCCACCCGTCCTGGCAGCAGATTGGTAAGCTGATTTCAGTTACCGGGCAGTCTTGACTCTTCACAGTCTATTTACATATGTTGGGTTGACGCTGTACATTCAGGACACTGTCGGGGCTTGGGAAGAAGTTGATCTCTTGAACGATGCTAACAGTCAACAGGAGGTtcgatctcctcatccaggATTTCGAGTGGGCAGGAATTCCCTATAGAAGGTCGGGTGAATGGTTAATTGATTGCCTGATCGGGATAGTGCGCCACTGTGTGGTTGTACCCATCGGCCGATGCCCCGAAACGAGTGTATCGATAATGATTGTCGATGCAATGGAGCACATCCCAACAGAGTGCCCGAAAGGAAGTAAATAATCAAATATTCTTATTCATCTAATTTTTGCCTCGAAAAAGGGAGGGTAATAAAGATAGGTGTATACACTATTCAGTCAGTCCGCTACAGATGAGGGCTGAGCATGCAAAAATGATGGGTACGGTAATGTAGATGGACCTACATATGCTCCAAATCCACCAAGTTGACACAAAAGGATTGGACTGCGATCAAAGTCTTGAAACTTGAATGTATCATACAGAGCATCTCCGGTTCAACTAAGCTGACCTGGACAATCTCTTGCCTCCAGCTGCTttgagaaatggaaagaccTTGTCGTCCGTAGTCCAGCCTGGGATGGAGTCTTGACTGATGACCTATACTTCATGGAGCTTCATAGATGGACCGGCATCCGTAGACTGCTCGTTCCAAAGCTGCCGACGTCTGACTGTCCCAAAATTACATAGCATGCTCGAATACAACCCTGATACTGAGATTTTACGGGGTGGAGGGCCGACGAGGCGTAAAGTTCACAAGTCGTTCGACCCAAAACGCACAGAAAATCCCAGCGAAGCGGGGCAGTCAGCGAAAAAGGTCTCCACTTTttcgtctcttttttttctctcccacttttctcatttccctcccctcctcgccctgcaaacttcttctctccttcccctctcccatccctcttttctccccccgGAGCAGTTTACACTCAGTCCACCGGATCTTTCAGGCTTGTCCGTGAAAGATCATCTGTGTGTtttcttgcttctttttATTCCCTTTTGAAGAATTTTCAACCCCGCCTCTGGGCTTATTTGAGGATTAAAAAACCGTCAAGATGGTTAAGTAAGTTGGCACCTCATTGTCTGTCCGTCGCGTCGGCGGAAAGAAAGAACATGGCACTGACTAGCAATCTCACAGCTTCACCATTGAGGAGGTCCGTATCTCGTTATTTCGCATGCAGTTGGGTTGGGGTTGCAGGTGCCTCGAAGAGGGGTAACCCCCCTCTCGCCGACCGCAGCAGCTCACAATGACCCGACGACAAATACTGACATGTCATTCAGATCCGGTCTCTGATGGACCGTCCGGCCAACATCCGGAACATGTCCGTCATTGCTCACGGTATGTTGCTTATTGCCCGTGCTTGAATCAACACGAACCAGTGTGGGCTGTCGAAGCTAACTGCCCCTCCCGCGTTCTAGTCGATCACGGAAAGTCCACCCTCTCCGACTCCCTCGTCCAGCGTGCCGGTATCATCTCCGCCGCCAAGGCTGGTGAGGGTCGTTACATGGACACCCGTCAGGACGAGCAGGACCGTGGTATCACCATCAAGTCCACTGCCATCTCCCTGTACGCCAAGTTCCCCGACCCTGAGGATCTCAAGGAGATCCCCCAGAAGGTCGATGGTAGCGAGTTCTTGGTCAACCTGATCGATTCCCCCGGTCACGTTGACTTCTCTTCCGAGGTTACTGCCGCTCTCCGTGTCACTGACGGTGCCATGGTCGTCGTCGACTGTATCTCCGGTGTCTGTGTCCAGACCGAGACTGTCCTGCGTCAGGCTTTGACCGAGCGTATCAAGCCCGTCCTGGTCATCAACAAGGTCGACCGTGCTCTTCTTGAGCTGCAGTGCACCAAGGAGGACCTGTACCAGTCCTTCTCCCGTACCATCGAGTCCGTCAacgtcatcatctccacctaCAACGACAAGGCCCTCGGTGATGTCCAGGTGTACCCCGACCAGGGTACCATCGCTTTCGGTTCCGGTCTCCACGGCTGGGCCTTCACCGTCCGTCAGTTCGCCGTCAAGTACGCCAAGAAGTTCGGTGTCGACCGCAAGAAGATGCTCGAGCGTCTGTGGGGCGACAACTACTTCAAccccaagaccaagaagTGGACCAAGAACGGCGAGGCTGACGGCAAGTCCCTCGAGCGTGCCTTCAACATGTTCATCTTGGACcccatcttcaagatcttcgcCGCTATCAACAACGACAAGAAGGATGACGTCCTCAGCATCGTTGAGAAGCTCGATGTTAAGCTCAccagcgaggagaaggagttCACCGGCAAGGCTCTTCTCAAGACCGTCATGCGCAAGTTCCTCCCCGCTGCCGACGCCATGCTTGAGATGATCTGTATCCACCTGCCTTCCCCCGTCACTGCCCAGAAGTACCGTGCCGAGACTCTGTACGAGGGTCCCACCGACGACAAGGCCTGCATTGGTATCCGCGACTGTGACCCCACTGCTCCTCTGATGCTGTACGTCTCCAAGATGGTGCCCACCTCCGACAAGGGTCGTTTCTACGCTTTCGGTCGTGTCTACTCCGGTACCGTCAAGTCCGGTCTCAAGGTCCGCATCCAGGGTCCCAACTACGTCCCTGGCAAGAAGGACGACCTGTTCATCAAGGCCATTCAGCGTACCATCCTGATGATGGGTCGCTTCGTTGAGCCCATTGAGGACGTCCCCGCCGGTAACATTGTCGGTCTGGTCGGTGTCGACCAGTTCCTGCTCAAGTCCGGTACCCTGACCACCGACGAGACCGCCCACAACCTGAAGGTCATGAAGTTCTCCGTCTCCCCCGTCGTCCAGCGTGGTGTTGAGGTCAAGAACGCCCAGGATCTGCCCAAGCTGGTCGAGGGTCTCAAGCGTCTGTCCAAGTCCGACCCTTGCGTTCTGACTCTGATCAACGAGTCTGGTCAGCACATTGTtgccggtgccggtgagCTCCACCTCGAGATTTGCTTGAAGGATCTTGAGGAGGACCACGCTGGTGTTCCCCTGCGCATCTCCGACCCCGTCGTGTCTTACCGTGAGACTGTCGCTGGCACCTCCACCATGACCGCTCTGTCCAAGTCCCCCAACAAGCACAACCGTCTCTACATGACTGCTGAGCCCATGGACGAGGAGGTTGCCCTTGCCATCGAGGCTGGCAAGATCAGCCCCCGTGACGATTTCAAGGCCCGTGCCCGTCTCATGGCTGACGACTACGGCTGGGATGTCACCGACGCCCGTAAGATCTGGTGCTTCGGTCCCGACACCAACGGTGCCAACTTGCTCATTGACCAGACCAAGGCCGTTCAGTACCTGAACGAAATCAAGGACTCTGTCGTCTCCGGTTTCCAGTGGGCCACCCGTGAGGGTCCCATTGCTGAGGAGCCCCTGCGTGCTGTCCGCTTCAACATTCTTGATGTGACCCTGCACGCTGATGCCATCCaccgtggtggtggtcagaTCATCCCCACTGCCCGCCGCGTCCTGTACGCTGCCTCCCTGCTCGCTGACCCCAGATCCAGGAGCCTATCTTCAACGTCGAGATCCAGGTTCCCGAGCAGGCTATGGGTGGTATCTACGGTGTCCTTACCCGCCGTCGTGGTCACGTCTACGCCGAGGAGCAGCGCCCCGGTACTCCTCTGTTCACCGTCAAGGCTTACCTGCCCGTCAACGAGTCTTTCGGTTTCTCTGCCGATCTGCGCTCCGCCACCGGTGGTCAGGCCTTCCCCCAGTCCGTCTTCGACCACTGGTCCATCCTCCCCGGTGGTTCTCCCCtcgacaccaccaccaagcCCGGTCAGATTGTCGCCGAGATGCGCAAACGCAAGGGTCTCAAGGAGCAGGTTCCCGGCTACGAGAACGTGAGTATCCCCTGTTCCacttgtcctttttctggTTTCTCGTCTTGGCTGTGGATCTCTTTTACTGACAACTTCTTCTACAGTACTACGACAAGCTGTAAAAAAGCTCATGACCATCCAGAATCAGTCTGGCCGTCAGGCGCGAAATCTCTTTTTATGAAATTGATGAATGCAATACAACTACCCGTTCACACAACAAGTCTCTTTGTTGACGATGACTCTTTCCCGCCTTTACCCGTAAATCTCCGGCATGAAAATGACGATTGATGCCGCAGGAATTATTTCGGCTCCATAGATTCCTCTTGTACATTGTAATGCGCTTTATGTTATGGTGTTGAGGACTGTTGCCGATCCTGTATCAATCTGGAGGTCTCGTGGCAAGATGACTGAATCTGGCTAGTTACAAGAGGTAGTTGGATCAGTGCACTAATAGCGCTCATCCTTTGGCTTAGGTATCAGCAATTCACTTTCATTCTTTCACAATCTCGTCGATTTTTGTAGTCCCTCGGAATCCAAGTTCTGCACGATTAGACCATTTACCTGTGCATTATGCCTGCATGACTGCGTGGTGTGAAGACCCGGTGCCGTGGCGTGAAATGGTCTGTGCGCAAACTGCCAGGACAGGCTCTCCAATCAGACTCACGTGACCTTGTCGCGAGCCTGCGCGTTCTGTCCATCCATAATCCTCCGTCCTGGGGCttcatatttttttttttttagctcCACCAATTTTCTGACGCATTTGATCGCATTTCGAAAATCAGTTCACATTTGATCTTACTCATTCTTCTAAATTTGAATCACCAAGGCATAGCAGAGGTCGCCTCTTTTCGTTCCGTTGAGGTGTGCACTGTTGGTAGCCAGACCCAACCAGTGACGCTACGCTTCAGTTTCTCCATCCCGCCAAATTGTCAGATGGTATAGAAGTCGAGAAATCCAACACCATGCAATTCACCGATGAAGAAGCCGAGAATGTGAAGACGTGGGTCGTCAAGAGGCTGGAGGACATGTGAGTTCCCAGCTCCGCGAGCGAGCGGTGCTCCTTGACTTTCACTTGACTTGGTCATTAGTCTCACGTTATTACCTTGTCCATTTACAGCTCTGACGCCGACTCGGATGTCCTGGCGGACTACGTTCTGGCGCTGATCAGGAGCGATGCTCCGGATGACGAAATTAAGGAAACTTCCATCGAGAACCTCGAGGACTTCTTGAGAGAAAGTATGCGAAATTGTTGTGACGCTGTTATCTTGCCTTGAAGGTGCTAATGAGGCCCATAGACACAAAATCATTTGTGGACGAGCTCTTTGCCCAATTTGGGCCAAAGCCTGCCGCGCCAATTCCAGCTCCTCACCCGCAAGCGCACATGACCCATGCTCAGACGCACCAGGATTTCAATCCTCCGTCTGGCCCAAGAACCGACTTTCAGAATCGCAAACGCACATACAATGAAGGGTTTCAGGGAGACGGGGATGCAATGAACGGGATGTCGCAGAACCGTGCTCTCAAGACCCCGCGCCGTGgacgtggtggtggtcgcggCGACTGGTCTGGACACAACATGCAGCAATACCCCCACGGACAAGGCGGTTACTCCAACCCAATGATGCAGGGCTTCCCATATTTCGACCCAAATGACCCTATGGCAGCtgccatgatgatgcagGGCATGGGTTTCCCCCAGATGCCCGGCATGCCCATGCCTGGAATGCCTGGAATGCCCGGTGCTCCCGGTCAACCCGACGCTGGACAGATGGGTTCAATCAATCAGCGCTGCCCCTTCTATGACACGCAGGGAATTTGTTACCTGGGTGCCGCATGCCCCTACCAGCATGGTGAGTCCGGATCGCAGAACGAGTACGACCCGAAGACCGCATCAGTCGGTCTGCCCCGTGGCGGAGCTGGACTCGCGCGCGGCGATCGTGGTCGGGGTCGTGGTCGAGGTGGAAATAGTGCACGAGGTCGTGGAGGTCGAGCCGATTTCTCGTCCGCAGGTCCCAACGAGGACCGATCCATTACAACCATTGTGGTGGAGCAAATTCCCGAGGACAAGCTGTCCGAGGATGCGGTGCGGGAATTCTTCTCACAATTCGGCAACATCACCGAAATCACCCTGCAACCGCACAGAAAGCTGGCGCTGGTGAAGTACGAAACCTATCCCGAGGCGAAGCAGGCCTGGTCCAGTCCCAAGGTCATTTTCGACAATCGATTCGTCAAGGTCTACTGGCACAAACCCAGACAAGATGACAAGGCTGGTGAATCTCACCATGAAGCTCCCAGTTTTGATCCAGAGGAGTTCGAGCGACAGCAGGCAGAGGCGCAACGCGCACACGAGGAAAGAATGAAAAAGCGGCGCGAGGCTGAAGAAGCCAAGGAGGCCCTCGAACGTCAACGCAACGAACTTTTGAAGAAacacgaggaagagaaggctCGTCTCTTACAGCGCATTGGGGGTGGCAATGCCGACGACGCCATGAAGACCGATGGCGGTCAAGAACAGGCTGGCCCGACCGCGGCTCCCTCGGACGATAATGTGAGCGAGGAAACGAAGAAACTTCGTGCTCAGCTTGCCGCTCTCGAGGCCGAAGCCAAGACACTCGGCATTGACCCCTCCCATGCCGATTCTGCCCGTGGTGGCTATCGCGGACGTGGTGGTCTCCGCGGGCGTGGCGCATTCCGTGGACGTGGAGGCTACGATCCTTCATATCGGGGCGGTTATCGTGGACGAGGAGGCTTCGCTCCTCGCGGACGTGGCGGAGGTGTCCTCCGTCTGGACAACCGGCCCAGACGAGTCGCTGTTTCGGGCATTGTACCTGGGTCTGAGAATGACGAGGCTCTGCGCCAGCATTTGATTGTAAGTTTTCCCCTTTATGTAATCCCTCTGAGCCCATGCTAACCcgttcctctctctttttttctttctttctcgctGTAGGGCATTGGCGAATATGATTCTGTCGAACCCAACCCGGATCAGCCCAACTCGGTGATCGTGGCATTCAAGGAACGCTACCAGGCCGAGAAGTTCATGTTCAGTCGCTGGAATGCTCCGTCAGCCGGAGATGTTCAGAAGACCTGGGTGCCCAACCCTCCTGTCTCGGTCACACCGGCTGCGACTTCAACGGAGAAGAATGGCCTCGGTGACGAGGACCACGACATGGCCATGGAGGGTGCGCCAGCCATGCAAGATTCAGCATCGAGTCACATGCCCCAACGAGAGATGGATTATGATGTTGCGGAGGATGATAGCTGGGGGGCCTAAAACTATCTCGTGTTTACCTCTTTTCCAAGTGGAGGGTGTTTGGCTTGCTTCCTCAGGCGGAAGGGAGGGAGACTTGGGTCATTTTGTTTGTATAAAAAGCTTGCAACGTTCAAGACATGATACTTTGGTGAATAGCCACGACGCCCTTTGCTCGTGAGCCTGCCTCAACCCTACCGAAATCACCACTTTCCTCCCGTTTAGACACTAGTCATCCCATGGTTGCATGGTCATTCCATCGTCTGTGGAATCAGTTCCAGCCAGTACCCATCCTGCCGTTGTGTCAGGGATTTCCCTCGAACTTGCAGCAGCACAGATCCCACCCCATCCTCACTTGGAAATggtgggaagagagaaggggacACCCTCATGGACGCTTCACTTACCGGATCTGCCACGATTGCAAACTTGTGCAAGAAAGCCGCATAATTCTCATGAATTCCACCCTGGCCCACTCCACGATCCTCCTCCCACGTTGACAGCGGCACATGTTCCCTCTCAAACTCACCCACGTCCTTCACAATCGTCACTCCGGCCTCTTTCAACCGACTCACCGCGTCCCGAACATCAGGCACACTGAATCCCAGATGGGCAAAGCCCAAATGCGGCGGTACATTCCCATTAGAAACCTGCTCGGTGCCATGCACATGGTACAATTCCAACAAGCCCTTTGTGCGGGTTAATACGGGAATCTGACTCGTCTCTTGGGCCCAGCTGGCCAGATCAGCCGGCTGAATACCCGGTGGCGGATGGCCCAGGTAGTATATGGTGAAAGGCCCTGCGTTGAAAGTGAAAATGACTCGCATGCCCAGA comes from Penicillium oxalicum strain HP7-1 chromosome I, whole genome shotgun sequence and encodes:
- a CDS encoding Elongation factor 2 — protein: MVNFTIEEIRSLMDRPANIRNMSVIAHVDHGKSTLSDSLVQRAGIISAAKAGEGRYMDTRQDEQDRGITIKSTAISLYAKFPDPEDLKEIPQKVDGSEFLVNLIDSPGHVDFSSEVTAALRVTDGAMVVVDCISGVCVQTETVLRQALTERIKPVLVINKVDRALLELQCTKEDLYQSFSRTIESVNVIISTYNDKALGDVQVYPDQGTIAFGSGLHGWAFTVRQFAVKYAKKFGVDRKKMLERLWGDNYFNPKTKKWTKNGEADGKSLERAFNMFILDPIFKIFAAINNDKKDDVLSIVEKLDVKLTSEEKEFTGKALLKTVMRKFLPAADAMLEMICIHLPSPVTAQKYRAETLYEGPTDDKACIGIRDCDPTAPLMLYVSKMVPTSDKGRFYAFGRVYSGTVKSGLKVRIQGPNYVPGKKDDLFIKAIQRTILMMGRFVEPIEDVPAGNIVGLVGVDQFLLKSGTLTTDETAHNLKVMKFSVSPVVQRGVEVKNAQDLPKLVEGLKRLSKSDPCVLTLINESGQHIVAGAGELHLEICLKDLEEDHAGVPLRISDPVVSYRETVAGTSTMTALSKSPNKHNRLYMTAEPMDEEVALAIEAGKISPRDDFKARARLMADDYGWDVTDARKIWCFGPDTNGANLLIDQTKAVQYLNEIKDSVVSGFQWATREGPIAEEPLRAVRFNILDVTLHADAIHRGGGQIIPTARREPIFNVEIQVPEQAMGGIYGVLTRRRGHVYAEEQRPGTPLFTVKAYLPVNESFGFSADLRSATGGQAFPQSVFDHWSILPGGSPLDTTTKPGQIVAEMRKRKGLKEQVPGYENYYDKL